The genomic stretch TTGTTGCGATAATTGCGAAGAATTTGGAATGATTTTTGCAATTAAGAGGTTAGAAGTTAATAAGATGACATGACTTTTAGTGTAAGATGATATAGATAATTAGTGAGAATGATATGGATgttttgcataatgaaatagatttGCAACGGagattagctttataagagattAGATATATATTGCTAAATAATGGAGTTGCTATATTCGATATGCCTGGATTGTTATGAATTTTCAAACAACAATCTTACACAATCAATCACAAGGGACAAtttcaccttttttttttttctaaatatagcTAAACAATAGCGAAATGACATGTTGCctgaacaacaacaacaaaattaCGTACCTGAGAGAGTGGCTAAATAAGTTTATGTGCCCAACAGGTAAGTAGCGTACAAAGTGGTGGTACTAGCACGGCTCAAACGAGCCAATTCATCCAGTTTGTATAAAATCATCAGCATCATCGCAGGAAAGTGGCCACTTGAATATTCGAGTGTTgtcaatcttttttttttctcttctgaAATCtcattcaataatatttttttttcataataaaatCAGCAAACAGTACTTTTAATCGTGGATTACACTTTTTGGCATGCGAAACCTTGCGACACGCATGCATGCCATCATTGCCCTGTGTGCCCTGAATTGGTCAATCCCAGGAACGTGCGTTGACAAGGAAATCTACTCGATCAAACCAATGCCAAGCTTGACAGCATGCTTCCAGGCCAGGGCGTGGTTTAATTTGAGTTGCCAATGCCACCTGCCTTGTCTTGTAGGAAAAGATCGCAGCGCCGCCACTGTCCTCCAAGCAGCCACGCCTACGCGCCGACGCCGGCCGGCTGTCTCCGGAGCCAGCGAGGTAAgaaagccgccgccgcctccacaGCTGCTGATGATCCCAAGGCGATTTCACTAACAAACTCGTACGTACATATACCAGCAGCAGCTCCCCAGCGCGCGGCAACGACGACACGCCGGGGCCTCTGCCGACGCCCAAGGACTTCGTGTGCCCGATCACCAGCCAGGTGTTCGACGACCCGGTGACGCTCGAGACCGGGCAGACGTACGAGCGGCGCGCCATCCAGGAGTGGCTGGACCGGGGCAACTCCACCTGCCCCATCACCCGCCAGCGCCTCCACGGCGCGCAGCTGCCCAAGACCAACTACGTCCTCAAGCGCCTCATCGGCGCCTGGTGGGATcagcagccgcagccgcagcggCGGTcgtccccttccccttccccttccccgccGCCAGCCACGCCTCCTCCGGCGACGATCGCCATGGCGGGCGACAGTcccgcgacgccgccgccgttcctccTCCCCGTCAAGGCGGCGGCCACCTCGTCGACGTCACCGGACGCCAACACCAGCGCCAGCGCGCCGTCGCCCACTAGCGTCATCGCGCAGGCCTCGCTCGAGAGCGCCGTGGCCGAGCTCCGCGCCGCCGTGTCCTGCCTCTGCACGTCCGAGGACCTGTCGCAGTCCGAGCGGTCGGTGCTCAAGATCGAGCGCCTCTGGCGTGACGCCACCGCCGCCGGTAGCTCCGAGGCCGAGCCGGCCATTCTCGCCGCGCTCGCCAGGCCCGCCGTCGTGAACGGTTTCGTggagatcctcttcaactccGTCAGCGCGCAGGTGCTTCGGGTCGCCGTGTTCCTCCTCGCCGAACTCGCGTCCCGGGACGACGCCGTCGTGCAGACGCTCACCAGGGTCGACTCGGACGTCGATTGCCTCGCCGCGCTCTTCAAGAAAGGCCTGGCGGAGGCCGCCGTGCTCATCTGCCTCCTGTCGCCCGCGCCCGAGCAACTCGTCGAGATGGACCTGGCGGAGGCGCTCGTCGCCACCAtccgccgcggcggcgacgAGGACCCGCTCAAGATGTGCGTCAGCCCCAAGGCCGCGTCGGTCATCCTCCTCAGCCAGATCCTCGTGGAGGCTGCCGGCGCGACTGACAGCTCCACGTCGCCGGTGCCCAGGTCCGCGCTGCTGTCCGAGAGGTTCATTCGGAGCCTCGCCGCCAGCCTGGAGGCCGAGCCGGTGGAGGAGAGGCTGGCCGCCATGCGGATCCTCCTCAGGTGCATCTGGGAGGACGGTCACTGCCGGAGCAGCATCGCCGAGAAGGCGTCCCTCAGCGCCGTCCTCGACGCCTTCCACACCGTCGGCGACGCCGACAAAATCGACATCGTGCGCTTCCTCTACGAGCTGCTCAAGCTGAAAAAGTACCAACTCGTCCGATCGTGCTTCTCAACTTCTTGACGTATCTACCCACTGCTTCATCTATCTCATCGAATGATTCATCGATCAGGCGATCGGCGGCAGAGCGTCTTCTTCGCAGCATCAAGGAGGGTAGCTCCTTCAGCATGATGCACACGATGCTCGTGTACCTGCAGTCCGCGCCGCCGGAGCACGCCCCTGTCGTGGCGGGGCTCCTCCTCCAGCTTGATCTCCTGGTGGAGCCGAGGAAGATCAGCATGTACCGCGAGGAAGCCGTGGACTGCCTCATCCAGTGCCTGAAGAACACCGACTTCCCGCGGTGCCAGCTCCTCGCCGCCGAGACCATCATGTGCCTCCCGGGGAAATTTTCGTCGTCGGGGAGGCCGCTCGCCCGGTCCACGCTGCTCAAGCTGGCCAGGGTCAAGGAAAGGTACCGGCAGTCGCAGGACCTGAGCGCTGCTCGCGCCGACGCCGAGGACGAGATGGTAGGTGGACAGTTCCGATCCACGCCGCTGAACTCTCGAGCGCGCGCACGAAGAAGGCTCGCCATGACTGAAGAACTCTGAATCGATCTCGCAGGAGGAAGGGAAGACGGCGACGGACTGGGAGAGGAAGGCGGCGTACGCGGTGGTGAGCCACGAGTTCGGTCTGGTGTTCGAGGCCCTCTCGGAGTGCCTCAGGACCAAGAACGTGGAGCTGTTCACTACGAGCCTCGTGTGCGCTACCTGGCTAGTGTACATGCTCTCCCTCCTCCCCGAGACCGGCGTCCTCGGGGCCGCCCGGGTCTGCCTGCTCCGCCAGTTCGTCGTCGTGCTCCGCTCTGCCAAGCACGGCAGCGACAGGGTCCTCGCCATGGTCGCGCTCAGGAGCTTCATGAACGACCGCGGTCGGTTTTAGTTCATCACATCACCaaccattcttcttcttcttccttctcttgtgCACACAAATACTGAACATTGTTATCTCTGAACTGAACCTCGATCGGAATGTGGAAATTTCTTTGTAGAGGGGATGCACGACATCACGACGTACATCAAGGACGTGCTCAAGACGCTGAGGGAGCTCAAGAAATCCTCCGGGCTCGCGTTCGAGATGCTCAAGCTGCTATCAGACGGCCAGGAATCCAGCGTCGTAATGCCTCTCGATCAACTACCTGCAGTGCATCCCAATTTTCAGATTTACTGATGACAAATGGCCTCTCTGAATTTCGCATTGCAGGACATGTGGAGCCACAAGGAGATCAACCAGGTAGACTGCAGCTCCAACGGCGAGGTGACGTCGGTCGTTTACCTCAAGAACTACATCTTCTCCGGCCACTCTGACGGCACACTCAAGGTATGGGAAGGGAGCGAAAACATCCTTCGTCTTGTCCACGAGGCTCAGGAGCACACGAAAGCCATCACCAGCTTGTCAGTCCTGCAATCGGAGGAGAAGCTTTTCAGTGGGTCACTGGACAGAAGTATAAGGGTACGTAATACGTAGTCATGCTTCTTTTCTTGGCAAGATTCAGGAGTTTAGGTGACACTGCAAGGATGGATGGGTTGACTTCAGAGTTCAGAGAGTACATCTGACATGTTCTTGTTGTGAG from Sorghum bicolor cultivar BTx623 chromosome 3, Sorghum_bicolor_NCBIv3, whole genome shotgun sequence encodes the following:
- the LOC8077569 gene encoding putative E3 ubiquitin-protein ligase LIN isoform X1; protein product: MAGPTPTYSAIVSHTAAFLAELIADPLLRRHLLSAAAAADGQQHPAATLQALSLVSDALDTAASGSPSPSPSSLRAAERLLRSLPAATPLSCLLLALARAARRGGGAAAAAAVLDLFALDPALARHELAPTVFEALFAPRLLPVMRHFAARRASAAVAAAAAKAKDEDGGSDEATAVSAMRVLSLMSGAQAQEMRALEREYEKVLDANCKAYAHYLKRILEAGEPSSTAVSPSPPPPELVFGVGDDGDSRGDEDAAPENDDSVASSQSELRDNPMWAEAEEQPGDLYPRRQSSIRGRKDLMRPPSLYPQRVPPHLIVQQQQQQQQAPPPVGRGSPASRIRAEHSRSRSTAAAPSDDSTEESSSELRDGKEEKIAAPPLSSKQPRLRADAGRLSPEPASSSSPARGNDDTPGPLPTPKDFVCPITSQVFDDPVTLETGQTYERRAIQEWLDRGNSTCPITRQRLHGAQLPKTNYVLKRLIGAWWDQQPQPQRRSSPSPSPSPPPATPPPATIAMAGDSPATPPPFLLPVKAAATSSTSPDANTSASAPSPTSVIAQASLESAVAELRAAVSCLCTSEDLSQSERSVLKIERLWRDATAAGSSEAEPAILAALARPAVVNGFVEILFNSVSAQVLRVAVFLLAELASRDDAVVQTLTRVDSDVDCLAALFKKGLAEAAVLICLLSPAPEQLVEMDLAEALVATIRRGGDEDPLKMCVSPKAASVILLSQILVEAAGATDSSTSPVPRSALLSERFIRSLAASLEAEPVEERLAAMRILLRCIWEDGHCRSSIAEKASLSAVLDAFHTVGDADKIDIVRFLYELLKLKKRSAAERLLRSIKEGSSFSMMHTMLVYLQSAPPEHAPVVAGLLLQLDLLVEPRKISMYREEAVDCLIQCLKNTDFPRCQLLAAETIMCLPGKFSSSGRPLARSTLLKLARVKERYRQSQDLSAARADAEDEMEEGKTATDWERKAAYAVVSHEFGLVFEALSECLRTKNVELFTTSLVCATWLVYMLSLLPETGVLGAARVCLLRQFVVVLRSAKHGSDRVLAMVALRSFMNDREGMHDITTYIKDVLKTLRELKKSSGLAFEMLKLLSDGQESSVDMWSHKEINQVDCSSNGEVTSVVYLKNYIFSGHSDGTLKVWEGSENILRLVHEAQEHTKAITSLSVLQSEEKLFSGSLDRSIRVWQFRDGVLRCVEVHDTRDPVQSLAVASAVACFVPQGAGVKVLSWNSGNSKLLNPNKYVRSMALVHGKLFCGCNDGSIQEIDLASGTLGVIQSGSKRILGKASPVYALQVHDGLLYTGSTPSSSVDGGASVKVWSCANYGLVGSMATAAEARSLVVSADLIYVASRTAAVEIWSREKLARIGTLQAGGPGCRVQCMAVDADGDVLVVGTSDGRIQAWGLT
- the LOC8077569 gene encoding putative E3 ubiquitin-protein ligase LIN isoform X2, which encodes MAGPTPTYSAIVSHTAAFLAELIADPLLRRHLLSAAAAADGQQHPAATLQALSLVSDALDTAASGSPSPSPSSLRAAERLLRSLPAATPLSCLLLALARAARRGGGAAAAAAVLDLFALDPALARHELAPTVFEALFAPRLLPVMRHFAARRASAAVAAAAAKAKDEDGGSDEATAVSAMRVLSLMSGAQAQEMRALEREYEKVLDANCKAYAHYLKRILEAGEPSSTAVSPSPPPPELVFGVGDDGDSRGDEDAAPENDDSVASSQSELRDNPMWAEAEEQPGDLYPRRQSSIRGRKDLMRPPSLYPQRVPPHLIVQQQQQQQQAPPPVGRGSPASRIRAEHSRSRSTAAAPSDDSTEESSSELRDGKEEKIAAPPLSSKQPRLRADAGRLSPEPASSSPARGNDDTPGPLPTPKDFVCPITSQVFDDPVTLETGQTYERRAIQEWLDRGNSTCPITRQRLHGAQLPKTNYVLKRLIGAWWDQQPQPQRRSSPSPSPSPPPATPPPATIAMAGDSPATPPPFLLPVKAAATSSTSPDANTSASAPSPTSVIAQASLESAVAELRAAVSCLCTSEDLSQSERSVLKIERLWRDATAAGSSEAEPAILAALARPAVVNGFVEILFNSVSAQVLRVAVFLLAELASRDDAVVQTLTRVDSDVDCLAALFKKGLAEAAVLICLLSPAPEQLVEMDLAEALVATIRRGGDEDPLKMCVSPKAASVILLSQILVEAAGATDSSTSPVPRSALLSERFIRSLAASLEAEPVEERLAAMRILLRCIWEDGHCRSSIAEKASLSAVLDAFHTVGDADKIDIVRFLYELLKLKKRSAAERLLRSIKEGSSFSMMHTMLVYLQSAPPEHAPVVAGLLLQLDLLVEPRKISMYREEAVDCLIQCLKNTDFPRCQLLAAETIMCLPGKFSSSGRPLARSTLLKLARVKERYRQSQDLSAARADAEDEMEEGKTATDWERKAAYAVVSHEFGLVFEALSECLRTKNVELFTTSLVCATWLVYMLSLLPETGVLGAARVCLLRQFVVVLRSAKHGSDRVLAMVALRSFMNDREGMHDITTYIKDVLKTLRELKKSSGLAFEMLKLLSDGQESSVDMWSHKEINQVDCSSNGEVTSVVYLKNYIFSGHSDGTLKVWEGSENILRLVHEAQEHTKAITSLSVLQSEEKLFSGSLDRSIRVWQFRDGVLRCVEVHDTRDPVQSLAVASAVACFVPQGAGVKVLSWNSGNSKLLNPNKYVRSMALVHGKLFCGCNDGSIQEIDLASGTLGVIQSGSKRILGKASPVYALQVHDGLLYTGSTPSSSVDGGASVKVWSCANYGLVGSMATAAEARSLVVSADLIYVASRTAAVEIWSREKLARIGTLQAGGPGCRVQCMAVDADGDVLVVGTSDGRIQAWGLT